Proteins from a single region of Weeksella virosa DSM 16922:
- a CDS encoding SusC/RagA family TonB-linked outer membrane protein — MRKKFTTLSTLSMFFLGGFAMAQVTGVLKDSSGFALDDAEVIVEATGQSAFTDMNGNFSIDAKVGDVLTIIDANGEVYTLKVTKNNLGEVKFKKTKSDNIELQTVNLIGGIKMDVAQKIGAYDVVKKEDFELAPTASIDEVLNGRVAGLVFSSNSGDPGSSNIITIRGVGSLIGTPNPLYIIDGVAVGKGTDNAGLTESWNPLASIDPNQIENVMVLKDASATALYGARGANGVIVVTTKKGRYNQKTRFNFSTDKAVSSIAYDKQKFFNAEEYIRWGAMAEMNRDANYATDMQAAIAKFAELAGWDGKTNTDWRSAIQRNQSTVSTYNFSATGGSENTSFRVGTSYYDNKSLIRESKFNRLGVNAAIDHKVEEKLNLGLNLNFSNVERTSLDDGGAYRNPWTSQFSLLPIYPIYNPDGSYNLLNLGSGNQYFNPVAIQELDFTKASIQTYVGAVNAEYQFAKNFYFYTLYGVQYQRLNERQYWDPSVGDGKNQEVNSSDKYPEGLPGGMFTLANTAVFDWNWQNSVSYRKVINDRHDLQVWAGMEYQEHKYDLNYATVVNLLEPRPYLNFGANQDRISVGENVFRWNQISYFGRANYVLDGKYTLSGQIRRDSNSTLGHNNKDGIFWSAAASWNLGKENFVAPDGVLSNLVLRGNYGEIGNIPYADSWGAQYNAYNKLRLSSAGYGVDVPGLGIGTAGNPDLKWEVSQQWNVGLDFSLLKAVNFTLDVYNRKTIDAIYNQTIVGTNGYPVSYYANIGTMSNKGVEATFNTRPINKQFIWSINGNFSYNRNKVDELYTDRPDAIERGSGNGIRAISKGREFFEYYVPLWAGVDPETGAGMWWTDETKTETTTDRGKAKSVWLGKSGFPKYLAGFKNDFSYKGVSLSVFFTGQFDYYVHNRWQNFILSDGSKMGNNQIKSALYDAWTPDNRNASNPKPIAYQNNETEHLSDRWVRKGDHIRLKEVKLAYTFNDVFKKNTGLENLTVYVKGVNLWMHAFDDKLDFDPESNSNAYGGAAGKGLYDYTSPILKTISLGVSLDF; from the coding sequence ATGAGGAAAAAGTTTACAACTTTGAGTACCTTGTCAATGTTCTTTTTAGGAGGATTTGCAATGGCACAGGTAACTGGTGTTCTGAAAGATTCTTCAGGCTTTGCATTGGATGATGCAGAAGTAATTGTTGAGGCTACAGGACAATCTGCATTCACAGACATGAATGGTAATTTTTCAATCGATGCTAAAGTCGGCGATGTTCTGACAATCATCGATGCTAATGGAGAGGTTTATACCTTAAAAGTTACTAAAAACAACTTAGGAGAAGTAAAATTCAAAAAAACTAAGTCAGACAATATCGAGTTACAGACTGTTAACTTGATTGGAGGTATCAAAATGGATGTTGCTCAGAAAATTGGAGCATACGATGTGGTAAAGAAAGAAGATTTCGAATTAGCACCGACCGCTTCTATCGACGAAGTGTTGAACGGTCGCGTAGCTGGTTTAGTTTTCTCGTCGAATTCAGGAGACCCAGGATCATCAAATATTATTACGATTCGTGGGGTAGGATCTTTAATCGGTACACCGAATCCGTTGTATATTATCGATGGTGTAGCGGTAGGTAAAGGTACCGACAACGCTGGATTGACAGAGTCTTGGAACCCGCTTGCGTCAATAGACCCGAACCAAATCGAGAATGTAATGGTCTTGAAGGATGCGTCTGCAACCGCTCTTTATGGTGCTCGTGGAGCAAATGGGGTAATTGTTGTAACAACCAAAAAAGGACGTTATAACCAAAAAACCCGCTTCAACTTCTCGACAGATAAAGCTGTATCTTCAATAGCATACGATAAGCAAAAGTTTTTTAATGCTGAAGAATATATACGTTGGGGAGCAATGGCTGAGATGAATAGAGATGCTAATTATGCAACAGACATGCAAGCCGCAATTGCTAAATTTGCAGAATTAGCAGGTTGGGACGGTAAAACAAACACCGATTGGCGTAGTGCTATTCAACGAAATCAGTCGACTGTATCTACTTATAATTTCTCGGCAACAGGAGGAAGTGAAAATACCTCTTTCCGTGTGGGGACTTCTTACTACGACAACAAATCGCTAATTAGAGAGTCGAAGTTTAACCGTTTAGGAGTTAACGCAGCGATAGATCATAAGGTAGAAGAAAAATTAAACTTAGGTTTGAATTTGAACTTTTCTAATGTAGAAAGAACTTCATTAGATGACGGTGGAGCCTATCGAAACCCATGGACTTCACAATTTAGTCTTCTCCCAATATACCCAATCTATAATCCTGATGGATCATATAACTTATTGAACTTAGGGAGTGGAAACCAATACTTTAATCCTGTAGCCATTCAAGAGTTAGATTTTACAAAAGCGAGTATTCAGACCTATGTAGGAGCTGTAAATGCAGAATACCAATTTGCTAAAAACTTCTATTTCTATACATTGTATGGAGTGCAGTATCAACGTTTAAATGAGCGTCAGTACTGGGATCCTTCTGTTGGAGATGGGAAAAATCAAGAAGTTAATTCATCTGATAAATATCCAGAGGGATTACCAGGAGGGATGTTTACCCTAGCAAATACTGCTGTTTTTGATTGGAACTGGCAAAACTCTGTTAGTTACCGTAAAGTAATTAACGATCGTCACGATTTACAAGTTTGGGCCGGGATGGAATACCAAGAACATAAATACGATCTGAACTATGCAACTGTAGTTAACTTATTAGAACCAAGACCATATTTGAACTTTGGGGCAAATCAAGATAGAATCTCAGTTGGGGAAAATGTGTTTAGATGGAATCAAATTTCATATTTCGGACGTGCTAACTACGTGTTGGATGGAAAATATACCTTATCTGGACAAATTCGTCGAGACTCAAACTCAACATTAGGACACAATAATAAAGATGGAATTTTCTGGTCTGCCGCTGCAAGCTGGAATCTAGGGAAAGAAAATTTCGTTGCACCGGATGGGGTTTTATCTAATCTAGTACTTCGTGGTAACTATGGTGAGATTGGGAATATCCCTTATGCAGATTCATGGGGAGCGCAGTACAACGCCTATAACAAACTAAGACTATCAAGTGCCGGGTATGGAGTAGATGTGCCAGGTTTAGGAATAGGAACAGCCGGTAACCCAGACCTCAAATGGGAGGTGAGTCAACAATGGAACGTTGGGTTAGATTTTAGTTTACTAAAAGCCGTTAACTTTACCTTGGATGTCTATAATAGAAAAACCATTGATGCTATCTATAACCAAACAATTGTTGGGACCAACGGATACCCTGTTAGTTATTATGCCAACATCGGTACAATGAGTAATAAAGGGGTAGAGGCAACCTTCAATACAAGACCGATAAATAAACAATTCATTTGGAGTATCAACGGTAACTTCTCTTACAATAGAAATAAAGTGGATGAACTCTATACAGATAGACCAGATGCTATAGAAAGAGGTTCAGGTAATGGAATTCGTGCTATCTCGAAAGGACGAGAGTTCTTTGAATACTACGTACCATTATGGGCAGGAGTAGATCCAGAAACCGGAGCAGGTATGTGGTGGACAGATGAAACCAAAACAGAAACAACAACCGATCGCGGAAAAGCGAAGAGTGTTTGGTTAGGTAAATCAGGTTTCCCTAAGTATTTAGCAGGTTTCAAAAATGATTTCTCATACAAAGGTGTATCCTTATCGGTATTCTTTACAGGTCAGTTCGATTATTATGTACACAATAGATGGCAAAACTTTATCTTGAGTGATGGATCTAAAATGGGGAATAACCAAATTAAATCTGCACTCTATGATGCTTGGACACCTGATAATAGAAATGCATCGAATCCAAAACCGATTGCATATCAAAATAACGAGACAGAACATTTATCAGATCGTTGGGTAAGAAAAGGGGATCATATCCGTCTAAAAGAAGTAAAATTAGCGTATACGTTTAATGATGTCTTCAAGAAAAATACAGGATTAGAAAATCTAACTGTATATGTAAAAGGAGTGAACCTTTGGATGCATGCTTTTGATGATAAGCTAGACTTTGATCCAGAGTCAAACTCAAATGCTTACGGAGGAGCAGCAGGGAAAGGGCTGTATGACTATACATCTCCTATTTTGAAAACAATTTCATTAGGAGTGTCATTAGATTTTTAA
- a CDS encoding putative porin, producing the protein MKHSLSLLIGILTIPLLGQIDRNQTSDSSPYSVIQQDTLRRRPLQSNSQDDSIVYVKRVISDYQFWRNDQKREIVDTTLTIDSYYKQNFVEKDLFGKMPFPNIGRPFTALEVDNKRFGVALLPAGKRENYLYAEDIRYFDVKTPMTQFVYENGVREGNYLSSLFTHNLNSQFNYAVQYRGLRSQGLYRRELAANNALVISSNYHTKDKRLSVWGHFSRQNIDNQENNGLQDIHDFIDGKDRNLTNVRNIEVNMNETQSKYDSRRYFLGASYGILPKYTADSTFYHAVKLSNQLTFEDQIYKINSSQTDLAPWITGENNLVGLMFLNEKKLKSFTNLTTAEFQWSDRLTIDAGLKYQNVRLFGRDDYPYYPNSIQNIPYKWSQNLIGLIGQLQFDWSDRLSLHGHLEFLQSEDFGSLYNIDAALKIAPIKGYAITAGVLMQADLPAINAMYNQSPIEQFNYFYNDFNTVKSRKLYGVLSLEKLNTQIEAAYFNLDDYLYYRADLLPAQLDDAIQSFKIKGRNHLSYNGFNLVSTLQYQKTTKNEEYMPLPEFLVRETLYWQGKVFNRKAEIQTGVNVYYFSSFDALGFTPIFNEFYLQNPAQLQPIGNHPMIDLFINAKIRNMRIFIRGDHFNALFGKRDYFSSPGTPYRGFKFQIGIKWDLFT; encoded by the coding sequence ATGAAGCATTCCCTTAGTCTGTTGATTGGTATTCTTACCATTCCCCTATTGGGCCAAATAGATAGAAATCAAACCTCCGATTCTTCTCCTTATTCGGTAATCCAGCAAGACACCCTGCGTAGAAGACCTTTGCAGAGCAACTCGCAAGACGATTCTATAGTTTATGTAAAAAGAGTGATCTCAGATTATCAATTTTGGCGAAATGACCAAAAACGAGAAATCGTGGATACGACTCTAACTATCGATTCCTACTACAAACAAAATTTTGTAGAAAAAGATCTTTTCGGTAAAATGCCTTTCCCTAATATTGGCAGGCCTTTCACTGCTCTAGAAGTAGACAACAAACGCTTTGGTGTCGCCTTATTGCCAGCAGGTAAACGAGAGAATTATCTCTATGCAGAAGACATTCGCTATTTTGATGTGAAAACTCCGATGACGCAATTTGTGTATGAAAATGGCGTACGCGAAGGCAATTATTTGTCGTCGCTTTTTACACATAATCTTAATTCTCAATTCAACTATGCAGTGCAATACAGAGGTCTGCGTTCGCAAGGTTTGTATCGTCGAGAGTTGGCTGCCAACAACGCATTGGTAATAAGTTCTAACTATCATACCAAAGATAAACGCTTGTCGGTTTGGGGACATTTCTCGAGACAAAATATCGATAACCAAGAAAATAACGGCTTGCAAGATATTCATGATTTTATAGATGGGAAAGACCGAAACCTCACCAATGTTCGCAATATCGAGGTGAACATGAACGAAACCCAATCCAAATACGACTCTAGACGATATTTTTTGGGCGCTTCGTATGGCATCCTACCTAAATATACCGCTGATTCTACTTTCTATCATGCCGTGAAATTGAGCAATCAGTTGACATTCGAGGATCAGATTTACAAAATAAACTCATCACAAACTGATTTGGCACCTTGGATCACAGGAGAAAATAATTTGGTCGGATTGATGTTCCTAAACGAGAAAAAACTAAAATCCTTTACCAATCTTACCACCGCTGAGTTCCAATGGTCAGATCGACTAACGATTGATGCTGGACTCAAATACCAAAATGTACGCCTTTTTGGTCGAGACGATTATCCATATTATCCGAATTCAATACAGAATATTCCGTACAAATGGTCGCAAAATCTAATAGGTTTAATAGGACAATTACAATTTGATTGGTCTGATCGATTATCGCTCCACGGTCATTTAGAATTTTTGCAAAGCGAAGATTTCGGAAGTCTGTATAACATAGACGCAGCCCTGAAGATAGCACCGATAAAAGGTTATGCGATTACAGCAGGGGTTTTGATGCAAGCAGATTTACCAGCAATAAACGCGATGTATAACCAAAGCCCGATCGAACAATTCAATTATTTTTATAATGATTTCAATACTGTAAAATCGAGAAAGTTGTACGGTGTATTATCGTTAGAAAAACTTAATACTCAAATAGAAGCAGCCTATTTTAACCTGGACGATTACCTTTATTATAGGGCTGATTTGTTACCAGCTCAATTGGATGATGCTATTCAATCATTCAAAATAAAAGGGCGTAATCACTTGTCATACAATGGATTTAATTTAGTTTCTACACTTCAATACCAAAAAACAACCAAGAATGAAGAATATATGCCACTGCCCGAATTTTTGGTTAGAGAAACTTTGTATTGGCAAGGTAAAGTATTCAATCGGAAAGCAGAAATACAAACAGGAGTCAATGTGTATTATTTTTCTTCGTTTGATGCGCTAGGATTTACGCCAATTTTCAATGAATTCTACCTGCAAAATCCCGCTCAACTTCAGCCGATTGGTAATCATCCGATGATCGACTTATTTATCAATGCCAAAATTCGTAACATGCGAATATTTATTCGTGGAGATCATTTTAATGCACTTTTTGGTAAACGAGATTATTTCTCTTCACCTGGAACGCCGTATCGCGGATTCAAATTTCAGATCGGAATAAAATGGGATTTATTTACCTAG
- the folE gene encoding GTP cyclohydrolase I FolE: MCDKHIDELADEHIMTNLETPLRADAFDLAVDEKVKLIEDDFKKIMLTLGLDLTDDSLKGTPKRVAKMFVKEIFGGLLPENRPGMSTFENKYNYNQMLVEKDIVVYSTCEHHFLPIVGRAHVAYISKGRVIGLSKMNRIVDYFAKRPQVQERLTMQVVKALQDALGTEDVACVIDAKHLCVNSRGIRDIESSTVTAEYGGQFKKDENLRKEFLSYLRLNTTFNV; this comes from the coding sequence ATGTGTGATAAACATATAGACGAATTGGCAGATGAGCATATCATGACCAATTTAGAAACGCCTTTGCGCGCTGACGCTTTCGATCTTGCGGTAGACGAAAAGGTAAAGTTGATAGAAGACGATTTTAAAAAAATTATGTTGACGCTAGGTCTAGACCTAACAGATGATTCGCTAAAAGGGACTCCGAAAAGAGTTGCGAAAATGTTTGTTAAAGAAATATTTGGTGGTTTATTACCAGAGAACAGACCAGGTATGTCGACTTTTGAAAATAAATATAATTACAACCAAATGTTGGTAGAAAAAGATATTGTAGTCTACTCTACCTGTGAACATCATTTCTTGCCCATTGTCGGTAGAGCACACGTGGCGTATATCTCAAAAGGGAGGGTGATTGGGTTGTCGAAGATGAACCGTATTGTAGATTATTTTGCCAAAAGACCACAGGTACAAGAACGTCTCACAATGCAAGTAGTAAAAGCATTGCAAGACGCTTTAGGGACCGAAGATGTAGCATGTGTTATCGATGCTAAACACCTTTGTGTAAACTCTAGAGGAATTCGAGATATCGAATCGAGCACCGTGACAGCAGAATATGGGGGACAATTTAAAAAAGACGAAAACTTAAGAAAAGAGTTTTTAAGCTATTTACGCTTGAATACAACATTTAATGTATAA
- the hutH gene encoding histidine ammonia-lyase, with product MNGKIVGLDFLTLEDFLNITSDKENFTLNQQSKENIEHSQQNVVKIVSSGQTVYGINTGFGPLCDTKISEEETRQLQHNLLISHAVGVGNPIKKEISKSMLLAKAHALAKGFSGVSLRVVERILLMVEKDIIPVVPEKGSVGASGDLAPLSHLFLPLIGEGKVWDNDKIISTKEALSKHQLEPIHLSAKEGLGLINGTQFILAHAIHGLEKFSYLLNLADVTGALSLEAYEGSPSPFKEELHKIRPFKGTQLVAKQMRDLLDGSEIAFSHADCGRVQDPYSLRCIPQVHGASRNAYFHLKELVEIELNSVTDNPIVISEQETISGGNFHGQPLAMALDYATIAASELGNISDRRQYLLLEGKYGLPRLLTESSGLDSGFMIPQYTSAALCTENKTLCFPASADSIPTSLGQEDHVSMGSISGRKFNQVLDNVERILAIELMYACQGLEFRRPKKTSAALEKVFQAVRSVCPKLKEDRLIGEDIENIICLIQSDDFKKLIPTT from the coding sequence ATGAACGGAAAAATTGTAGGCTTAGACTTTCTTACCTTAGAGGATTTTCTAAATATTACCTCTGATAAAGAAAACTTTACACTTAATCAGCAAAGCAAAGAAAACATAGAGCATTCGCAGCAAAATGTTGTAAAAATTGTATCATCAGGGCAAACTGTTTACGGGATCAATACGGGTTTTGGTCCTTTGTGCGATACCAAAATTTCTGAAGAAGAAACTCGACAACTACAACACAACCTTCTAATCAGCCATGCTGTGGGTGTTGGAAATCCGATAAAGAAAGAAATCTCTAAATCGATGTTACTTGCCAAGGCACATGCCCTAGCCAAAGGATTTTCGGGTGTTAGCCTAAGAGTTGTAGAACGCATCTTGCTCATGGTAGAGAAAGACATCATCCCAGTGGTTCCTGAAAAAGGTTCGGTGGGAGCTTCGGGCGATTTGGCTCCTCTTTCTCATCTTTTTTTACCTTTGATTGGTGAAGGAAAAGTTTGGGACAACGACAAAATTATTTCTACCAAAGAAGCCTTAAGCAAGCATCAATTAGAACCAATCCACCTTTCGGCAAAAGAAGGCTTAGGGCTTATCAATGGAACTCAATTTATCTTGGCTCATGCGATTCACGGTCTAGAAAAGTTTAGTTATTTACTCAATTTAGCCGACGTTACAGGAGCTTTGTCATTAGAAGCTTACGAAGGTTCGCCAAGCCCATTCAAAGAAGAATTACACAAAATTCGTCCGTTCAAGGGAACGCAACTTGTAGCCAAACAAATGCGAGACTTATTGGATGGATCGGAGATTGCCTTCTCTCATGCAGACTGTGGTCGTGTACAAGACCCGTATTCTCTACGTTGTATTCCTCAAGTGCATGGTGCCTCTAGAAATGCATATTTTCACCTAAAAGAATTGGTCGAGATAGAACTAAACTCGGTAACCGATAACCCGATTGTGATTTCTGAACAAGAAACTATATCTGGCGGAAATTTCCACGGCCAACCCCTTGCAATGGCTTTGGACTACGCAACTATTGCTGCTTCGGAGTTAGGAAATATTTCAGACCGAAGACAATATTTATTACTCGAAGGAAAATACGGTTTACCAAGATTATTAACAGAAAGCTCTGGCCTAGATTCTGGTTTTATGATTCCGCAATACACCTCAGCTGCCCTTTGTACCGAAAACAAAACCCTGTGTTTTCCAGCCTCTGCAGATAGTATCCCTACCTCGTTAGGACAAGAAGACCATGTCTCGATGGGAAGTATTTCGGGTAGAAAATTCAACCAAGTTCTAGACAATGTCGAGCGTATTTTAGCAATCGAGTTGATGTATGCTTGCCAGGGATTAGAGTTCAGACGCCCTAAAAAAACCAGTGCAGCTCTTGAGAAAGTTTTCCAAGCGGTTCGTTCGGTTTGTCCGAAACTAAAAGAAGATCGCTTAATCGGAGAAGACATCGAGAATATTATTTGTTTGATACAATCGGATGATTTCAAGAAATTAATCCCAACTACATAA
- the cysS gene encoding cysteine--tRNA ligase: MVKQHQLKVYNSLSGQKEKFVPINKEFVGMYVCGPTVYSHVHLGNVRTFMSFDMIYRYLLLLGYKVRYVRNITDVGHLLDDSDEDKIAKKARLEKVEPMEIVQKYTVDFHDVLRKFNNHPPNVEPTATGHIVEQIVITKELIEKGLAYESNGSVYFDVKKYNEKGGNYGELSNRNIEDLMANTRTLDGQDEKRNPQDFALWKKALPDHIMRWPSPWGEGFPGWHLECTVMSTKYLGEQFDIHGGGMDLKFPHHECEIAQAKGAYGQEPVKYWLHANMLTLNGQKMSKSTGNTILPEELLSGNNSFFDKGFSPMVIRFFMMQAHYRSILDFSNEAILASEKGYTRLMEAYKTIPSIEPNATSTFDVKAFETKLYEAMDDDFNTPILIAHLFDAVKIINSLKEGTETLNTEDLALLQKIMNDFVVKVLGLKEEETSSDSTHKLDGVLQMLIEMRNQARVDKNWTLSDQIRDELSSLGIQLKDSKDGTTYQF; encoded by the coding sequence ATGGTAAAACAACATCAATTAAAAGTGTACAATTCACTTAGCGGACAAAAAGAAAAATTCGTGCCTATAAACAAAGAATTTGTTGGTATGTATGTCTGTGGACCTACCGTATACAGCCATGTTCACTTGGGTAATGTGCGAACTTTTATGTCGTTTGATATGATTTACCGTTATCTTCTATTATTAGGATACAAAGTGCGCTATGTCCGTAATATTACTGATGTAGGCCATTTATTAGACGATTCTGACGAAGATAAAATTGCTAAAAAAGCACGATTAGAAAAAGTAGAACCCATGGAGATTGTACAAAAATACACAGTCGATTTTCATGATGTTTTGCGCAAATTCAATAATCATCCACCCAATGTAGAACCCACCGCAACTGGGCATATCGTAGAGCAAATTGTCATTACCAAAGAGCTTATCGAGAAAGGTTTAGCATACGAATCGAATGGCTCTGTCTATTTCGATGTGAAAAAGTACAATGAAAAAGGAGGGAATTATGGTGAACTTTCTAATCGGAACATAGAAGACCTAATGGCTAATACACGCACTTTGGATGGGCAAGATGAGAAACGAAATCCGCAAGATTTTGCTCTCTGGAAAAAAGCACTACCCGACCATATAATGCGTTGGCCTTCACCATGGGGAGAAGGTTTTCCTGGGTGGCACTTAGAGTGCACCGTAATGAGTACCAAGTATCTAGGAGAACAATTCGATATTCATGGAGGGGGAATGGATCTAAAATTTCCGCACCACGAATGTGAAATTGCACAAGCAAAAGGAGCCTATGGACAAGAGCCCGTAAAATACTGGTTGCATGCAAATATGTTAACCCTGAACGGACAAAAAATGTCTAAATCTACAGGTAACACAATTTTGCCAGAAGAACTATTATCAGGGAATAACTCTTTTTTCGATAAAGGATTTTCTCCGATGGTAATACGCTTCTTTATGATGCAAGCGCATTATAGGAGCATTTTAGACTTCTCGAACGAAGCTATTTTAGCAAGTGAAAAAGGCTACACTCGTTTGATGGAAGCTTATAAAACTATCCCGTCTATAGAACCCAATGCCACTTCTACTTTCGATGTGAAAGCTTTTGAAACAAAGTTGTACGAAGCAATGGACGATGATTTTAACACGCCCATCCTCATCGCTCATTTATTCGATGCAGTAAAAATCATCAATAGCCTAAAGGAAGGAACCGAAACCCTAAACACTGAAGATCTTGCATTGCTACAAAAGATAATGAATGACTTTGTTGTCAAAGTTTTAGGGCTGAAAGAAGAAGAAACCTCATCAGATTCCACACACAAATTAGACGGAGTCTTGCAAATGTTAATCGAGATGCGTAATCAGGCAAGGGTTGATAAAAATTGGACGTTATCGGATCAAATCCGAGATGAACTCTCATCGCTTGGTATTCAGTTAAAAGATAGCAAAGACGGCACTACTTATCAGTTTTAG
- a CDS encoding RagB/SusD family nutrient uptake outer membrane protein gives MKKILLGLFTVGAALSFTACSDDRLDLEPVIEDVYTGTIQDEKQMSWHVNQIYNSLAFGDNFGAAILLYGDMISENVFMSASNTSGYHQTLNNISWSGESGFGVWRGLYDVIQKANIVILDNNVPVTDKVVSYKGEAKIARGMAYFYLLQLYASNPTSGQYQEVGVPLVLDFYNPNHFPERSTVAQGYDQVIKDLTEGIAEMNANSRTKKTYLSPTAGRLLLAKAYLTRGQAGDYDKAIQYAEETINLAPASFELLKNEDVKNYFTSTKSDLYENRPETVFEIEQGPKFTLDINAHLGSFYSVQGGHRGLMVRKWVADLYDSSDVRLKETLSTGGAPVNDDPKGVWTKKYPRAMDGQNYHANVKVLRLSEALFVKMEALAKKGDNTQALALVNDFAQERGATSTYSGDALTAVLLEKQKEFLAEGHRFFDLKRNNLGFDKKTNCYQNCSFDANSRYMVFPISLSERLLNTSLSQHPLWQ, from the coding sequence ATGAAAAAAATACTATTAGGATTATTCACAGTTGGGGCAGCCTTGTCTTTTACAGCTTGTAGTGATGACCGATTAGACTTAGAGCCTGTTATCGAAGATGTATATACAGGAACAATCCAAGATGAAAAACAAATGTCTTGGCACGTAAATCAGATTTATAATTCACTTGCTTTTGGCGACAACTTTGGAGCCGCTATACTGCTATACGGAGATATGATCTCAGAAAATGTTTTTATGAGTGCTTCTAATACTTCGGGATATCATCAAACTTTGAATAATATCTCATGGTCAGGAGAATCAGGGTTTGGTGTATGGCGCGGATTATATGATGTTATACAAAAAGCCAATATCGTGATCTTGGATAATAATGTACCAGTAACCGACAAAGTTGTAAGTTATAAGGGAGAAGCAAAAATCGCAAGAGGAATGGCTTATTTCTACTTATTGCAACTTTATGCTTCAAACCCAACAAGTGGACAGTACCAAGAAGTAGGAGTACCATTAGTTTTAGATTTTTACAACCCTAACCATTTCCCAGAAAGAAGCACAGTCGCTCAAGGATACGATCAAGTTATCAAAGATTTGACGGAAGGGATTGCAGAAATGAATGCAAACTCTAGAACGAAGAAAACATATTTATCTCCGACAGCGGGCAGATTATTGCTGGCTAAAGCATATCTAACCCGTGGACAAGCAGGTGACTATGATAAAGCTATTCAATATGCAGAAGAAACAATTAATCTTGCTCCTGCAAGCTTTGAACTTCTGAAAAATGAAGATGTGAAAAACTATTTCACCTCAACTAAATCAGATCTATATGAAAATCGTCCAGAAACCGTTTTTGAAATCGAACAAGGACCTAAATTTACTTTAGATATCAATGCACATCTTGGTTCTTTCTACTCTGTACAGGGAGGGCATAGAGGTTTGATGGTCAGAAAATGGGTTGCCGATCTCTATGATTCTTCTGATGTACGACTCAAAGAAACTCTTTCAACTGGAGGAGCACCTGTAAATGATGACCCAAAAGGTGTATGGACCAAAAAGTATCCACGCGCTATGGACGGGCAAAACTATCACGCAAACGTGAAAGTTCTCCGTTTGAGCGAAGCTTTATTTGTAAAGATGGAAGCTTTGGCTAAAAAAGGAGACAATACACAAGCACTTGCACTAGTAAATGATTTTGCTCAAGAAAGAGGAGCAACTTCTACCTACTCAGGAGATGCACTTACAGCCGTATTGTTAGAGAAACAAAAAGAGTTCTTAGCAGAAGGACATCGATTCTTTGACCTTAAAAGAAATAATTTAGGATTTGATAAGAAAACGAACTGTTACCAAAACTGTTCATTCGATGCAAATTCACGTTATATGGTATTCCCAATTTCGCTTTCAGAGCGTTTATTGAACACCAGTTTATCTCAACACCCACTTTGGCAATAA